A window of Aurantibacillus circumpalustris genomic DNA:
AACCATCTCCGCTGGAAGTATAAAAATCTTTTAAAAATTCTTTGCTAATACCAGTGGTACCGTTCTGTTTCATCATGATTATTTTTTTTATTTTTTCAGAAGGAAGGCTTTTCTCCTTGAGTATATTTTTGACTTCAACCACCCCTTGTGAGGCCTCTTTGTCAAAAACCGCTTTGGCCAACTCGACTTTATTCTCAAAAAAACGGTAATATGTCATTTTGCTTATACCGGCCCGCTCGCAGATCTCTTGAATGGATACCTTTTTGAACCCGTATTTCCAGAACAATTCTCTTCCTGTAGCCAGAAGCTGCATATATTTTGGATTTGTTTCTTCTTTCATGAAATTACAATTAACGCACAAATATACGATTTTAGTAATATATTACAATAATCGTAAGTTTTAAACGAAAAAGTATTATTTTCAGAGCGAGCATACCTTACACCTGTGGCTCGGTTATGTTTGACTCCTTCGACAGCCTCAGGATAAACTCCGGAAGTACCGCAAACATTGCAAGGTTTACGGTTTTACTGTAAATCTTGGTGCCTTAATAAAACATTGCTAATTGTCACGTTTTTAGCATTTTCTACTCTTTCTACTCGTAAAGGCAGTTTACCTAATAAATGTCCCTTAGCTTCCAGTGTTGAGTTTTCAAAATCAATGACACAGAGCTTTCTTACGGTGAAGTTCTTGCTATGGATTACCAGCTTTTGATTGACAAACAGATCGCATCGGATCAAGAAAACCTCAGTCATCACGTTACAATCATTTCCGAAAAACTTTAAGTTATTTTAGACGCTGCAAAGAGTCATTCAAACATAGTTCCATTAGTGAAGTAAAATTTAATATCCTAAACCAAAGTAAAACAACTCAAAAAAGATTTGCAATTTTAGAAAGCAACTTTGGGTTCTTTAAGATTATTTTTTTTCCATGCGTCTCAATTAATTGC
This region includes:
- a CDS encoding TetR/AcrR family transcriptional regulator, whose protein sequence is MKEETNPKYMQLLATGRELFWKYGFKKVSIQEICERAGISKMTYYRFFENKVELAKAVFDKEASQGVVEVKNILKEKSLPSEKIKKIIMMKQNGTTGISKEFLKDFYTSSGDGLKEFIEEKTKKLWQEMLVDFKKAQKKGVFRKDMKPEFLFFMSQKGSEMITDERLLRLYKNPQDLLVEFSNFVAYGISPHK